The following proteins come from a genomic window of Microbacterium lemovicicum:
- a CDS encoding aspartate/glutamate racemase family protein → MTEHTPRVAFVHTGAVVIAPVADLAARLLDGAATVNYLDDKIVADLGDPARAGSVPERLEDLVRAAQSAGADLVMLTCSSISQLAAPVSEKVGIPVLRIDEAMADDAVRQGSRIAVLATLPTTLTPTLALLRERAALAGAEPEFTDEVIEGAFAAVSAGDRAEHDRLVAAAIERVAAGADVVVLAQASMASAAAAASVPVPVLTSLEPGIRRLGEALSAL, encoded by the coding sequence ATGACCGAGCACACCCCCCGCGTCGCCTTCGTCCACACGGGCGCCGTCGTCATCGCGCCGGTCGCGGACCTGGCCGCGCGCCTCCTCGACGGAGCCGCCACGGTCAACTACCTCGACGACAAGATCGTCGCCGACCTGGGCGACCCGGCGCGCGCCGGGTCGGTGCCCGAGCGGCTGGAGGATCTGGTCCGTGCGGCGCAGAGTGCGGGCGCCGATCTGGTCATGCTCACCTGCTCGTCGATCTCGCAGCTGGCCGCGCCTGTCTCCGAGAAGGTGGGCATCCCCGTGCTGCGCATCGACGAGGCGATGGCGGATGACGCGGTGCGCCAGGGGTCACGGATCGCCGTGCTGGCGACCCTGCCGACCACCCTGACCCCGACGCTGGCCCTGCTCCGCGAGCGCGCCGCTCTCGCCGGCGCCGAGCCGGAGTTCACCGACGAGGTCATCGAGGGGGCGTTCGCCGCGGTGTCGGCGGGCGACCGGGCCGAGCACGACCGCCTCGTCGCCGCGGCGATCGAGCGCGTCGCGGCCGGTGCCGACGTCGTGGTGCTCGCACAGGCGTCGATGGCGAGTGCGGCGGCCGCGGCATCCGTCCCGGTTCCCGTCCTCACCAGCCTGGAGCCCGGCATCCGCCGTCTCGGCGAGGCGCTGAGCGCACTCTGA
- a CDS encoding alpha-L-rhamnosidase, with protein MTASFDRADAATHVVGLRSSYGAGLIGVPRSGLRLSWRVEGARPGLRQLAYEIADGAADSPLSTRGVVEGEESFGIRVDGALAAREQRAYAVRIATEDGWTAWSDPLVIEAGVDGPDLDARVIGIPSEIDGAVPLLRREFTLPADPARGRLRLSALGLVDAWINGHRATDALLTPGWTSYQGRVLVDTLDVTALLRPGVNVVVLAVADGWYRGRMGFAARTGIYGDRSGGLAQIETEQGVVVATDATWRGGFGAITAASIYDGSEIDLRLDDPAVHEPGFADEGWAAASVIDTDPALFQPRSAPPVRVVAELPMTPAKYEGRTQLDAAQNVTGWVRLVVRGSAGDVVTIRHAEVREPSGALHTAALRAAKATDLYTLAADGESVLEPAFTFHGFRYAEVDGAEVVAATAICISSDLPARSAFRSSHPALDRFHSNVFWSQRDNFVSLPTDCPQRDERLGWTGDAQAFAATANTLMDAESFWISWLRDLEIDQTDEGGVPSVVPDIIRFEDMRMGGVPVDNMGRAGWADAATIVPFAVHESFGSDEVLERQLTSMRRWVDHLRRRAGDGVLLPTEPFQYGDWLDPDAPAARPWEAKVSADFVANAFYVRSVRLLARAERLVGEAARGDDLDALADRVAAATWERWGEEASATQTGAALALEFALAPAEQRAAIAQGLADDVRRQGGRIATGFLGTPLVLFALSHAGHLAEAFLMVLRRDAPSWLYQVDRGATTVWERWDAIRPDGSIHGGDMDAGSPDTEGAGMLSFNHYAYGAMIDWVYRTVAGLAPDSEAPGYRLVHVAPRPAIGLASAAAEIETPLGRLAIDWAIVDGAFAATLEVPFGARAVLDLPVTAHSVVTLDGAPAPAELGHGRHALVVTRPAVAGAA; from the coding sequence ATGACCGCCTCCTTCGACCGAGCGGATGCCGCGACCCACGTCGTCGGACTGCGCTCGTCCTACGGCGCGGGCCTCATCGGCGTTCCGCGTTCGGGCCTGCGGCTGTCCTGGCGCGTCGAGGGGGCTCGTCCCGGACTGCGTCAGCTCGCCTACGAGATCGCGGACGGCGCTGCGGACTCGCCGCTCTCCACACGCGGTGTGGTGGAGGGGGAGGAGTCGTTCGGCATCCGCGTCGACGGCGCCCTCGCCGCCCGCGAGCAGCGTGCATATGCCGTGCGCATCGCGACCGAGGACGGCTGGACGGCGTGGAGCGATCCGCTCGTCATCGAGGCGGGCGTCGACGGCCCCGACCTCGACGCCCGCGTGATCGGCATTCCGAGCGAGATCGACGGCGCCGTGCCGCTCCTGCGCCGCGAGTTCACGCTGCCCGCGGACCCCGCCCGAGGGCGCCTGCGTCTCAGCGCACTCGGACTCGTCGACGCCTGGATCAACGGGCATCGCGCCACCGACGCCCTCCTCACCCCGGGCTGGACGTCGTACCAGGGCCGGGTGCTCGTGGACACGCTCGACGTCACGGCGCTGCTGCGCCCCGGCGTGAACGTCGTCGTGCTGGCCGTCGCCGACGGCTGGTACCGCGGCCGCATGGGCTTCGCCGCCCGCACCGGCATCTACGGCGACCGTTCGGGCGGGCTGGCGCAGATCGAGACCGAGCAGGGCGTGGTCGTCGCCACCGACGCGACCTGGCGGGGCGGCTTCGGCGCGATCACCGCGGCGAGCATCTACGACGGCAGCGAGATCGACCTGCGGCTCGATGACCCCGCCGTCCACGAGCCCGGCTTCGCCGACGAGGGCTGGGCTGCGGCATCCGTCATCGACACCGACCCCGCGCTCTTCCAGCCGCGGTCGGCGCCTCCGGTGCGGGTGGTCGCCGAGCTGCCGATGACACCGGCGAAGTACGAAGGGCGCACCCAGCTGGATGCCGCCCAGAACGTCACCGGCTGGGTGCGACTGGTCGTGCGGGGGAGCGCCGGAGACGTCGTGACCATCCGGCACGCGGAGGTGCGGGAGCCCTCGGGCGCGCTGCACACCGCTGCGCTCCGCGCGGCGAAGGCCACCGACCTCTACACGCTGGCCGCGGACGGGGAGAGCGTGCTCGAGCCCGCCTTCACGTTCCACGGGTTCCGCTACGCCGAGGTCGACGGCGCCGAGGTCGTCGCGGCGACGGCGATCTGCATCTCCAGCGACCTGCCCGCGCGGAGCGCGTTCCGCTCGTCGCATCCCGCGCTCGACCGCTTCCACTCGAACGTCTTCTGGTCGCAGCGCGACAACTTCGTCTCCCTCCCGACCGACTGCCCGCAGCGCGACGAGCGCCTGGGGTGGACGGGCGACGCGCAGGCGTTCGCCGCGACGGCCAACACCCTCATGGACGCGGAGTCGTTCTGGATCTCGTGGCTGCGCGACCTCGAGATCGACCAGACCGATGAGGGCGGCGTGCCGTCGGTGGTGCCCGACATCATCCGCTTCGAGGACATGCGGATGGGCGGCGTCCCGGTCGACAACATGGGCCGAGCCGGCTGGGCGGACGCCGCGACGATCGTGCCGTTCGCCGTGCACGAGTCCTTCGGCAGCGACGAGGTTCTCGAGCGCCAGCTGACGAGCATGCGGCGGTGGGTCGATCACCTCCGTCGGCGCGCCGGCGACGGGGTTCTGCTGCCGACGGAGCCGTTCCAGTACGGCGACTGGCTCGATCCGGATGCCCCGGCCGCACGCCCGTGGGAGGCGAAGGTCTCGGCGGACTTCGTCGCGAACGCCTTCTACGTCCGGTCGGTGCGACTGCTCGCCCGCGCGGAGCGTCTCGTGGGCGAGGCCGCGCGCGGCGATGACCTCGACGCGCTGGCGGACCGGGTCGCAGCGGCGACGTGGGAGCGCTGGGGGGAGGAGGCGTCGGCGACGCAGACCGGAGCCGCCCTCGCCCTGGAGTTCGCCCTCGCCCCGGCGGAGCAGCGCGCCGCCATCGCGCAGGGCCTCGCGGACGACGTGCGCCGCCAGGGCGGGCGCATCGCGACCGGATTCCTCGGCACGCCCCTCGTGCTCTTCGCGCTGTCGCACGCGGGTCACCTGGCGGAGGCGTTCCTCATGGTGCTGCGGCGGGACGCGCCGTCGTGGCTCTACCAGGTGGACCGGGGCGCCACCACGGTGTGGGAGCGATGGGACGCCATCCGCCCCGACGGCTCGATCCACGGCGGCGACATGGATGCCGGGTCGCCCGACACCGAGGGCGCGGGAATGCTCTCCTTCAACCACTACGCCTACGGCGCGATGATCGACTGGGTCTACCGGACGGTCGCCGGGCTCGCCCCCGACAGCGAGGCTCCCGGATACCGGCTCGTGCACGTCGCGCCGCGTCCCGCGATCGGGCTCGCCTCCGCGGCGGCCGAGATCGAGACGCCGCTGGGCCGACTCGCGATCGACTGGGCGATCGTGGACGGCGCCTTCGCGGCGACCCTCGAGGTGCCGTTCGGAGCCCGGGCGGTGCTCGACCTTCCGGTCACCGCGCACTCCGTCGTCACGCTCGACGGCGCGCCGGCCCCGGCGGAGCTGGGGCACGGACGACACGCCCTCGTGGTCACCCGACCCGCGGTCGCGGGTGCGGCGTGA
- a CDS encoding MGH1-like glycoside hydrolase domain-containing protein: MTETTSAAATARWADLLHAHIHRHAPQMMREPEGVLAHPYTVPSSPGSPFYAAALWDWDSWAIGIALGQVERDAADTGRFRAYERGSILNFLDHADDDGVIPVLLRSDGPFLHRDPGRAGGFSENMHKPVLAQHAAMLVQRDGDAEWLRPHLGTLVRFVQRYLDSHVHPETGLAYWQSDFAIGVDNDPSVFFRPDRSTAAIFLNSLLYRELLALGEILEHLGELEESLRWRGRAHDLADAVREHAWDERDGTFYSVDIGLRPLDGDDWLHRGAPRRWSSVPLRVDSWSSFLPLWAGIATQEQAERMVERHRDARTFSAAYGVRTLSRLEKAYDLRATHNPSNWLGPVWGISNYLVFRGLTSYGFEDDARELADKTIRLFGRDLEKTGSLHEYYHPDNGEPIVTHGFQNWNFLVLNMIAHVQERPVAQEF, from the coding sequence GTGACCGAGACGACATCCGCCGCGGCCACCGCACGATGGGCCGATCTGCTGCACGCGCACATCCATCGGCACGCTCCGCAGATGATGCGCGAGCCCGAAGGCGTCCTCGCCCATCCGTACACCGTTCCGAGCAGTCCGGGCTCGCCGTTCTACGCCGCGGCGCTCTGGGACTGGGACTCCTGGGCGATCGGCATCGCGCTCGGTCAGGTGGAGCGCGACGCCGCCGACACCGGTCGCTTCCGCGCGTACGAGCGCGGCAGCATCCTGAACTTCCTGGACCACGCCGACGACGACGGCGTGATCCCGGTGCTGCTGCGCTCGGACGGCCCGTTCCTCCACCGCGACCCCGGCCGCGCGGGCGGGTTCAGCGAGAACATGCACAAGCCGGTGCTCGCCCAGCATGCCGCGATGCTCGTCCAGCGCGACGGCGACGCGGAATGGCTGCGGCCGCACCTCGGCACGCTGGTGCGCTTCGTGCAGCGCTATCTGGACAGTCATGTCCACCCGGAGACCGGGCTGGCCTACTGGCAGAGCGACTTCGCGATCGGTGTCGACAACGACCCGTCGGTGTTCTTCCGCCCTGACCGGAGCACGGCGGCGATCTTCCTCAACAGCCTGCTGTACCGGGAACTGCTGGCGCTCGGCGAGATCCTCGAGCACCTCGGCGAGCTCGAGGAGTCGCTGCGGTGGCGCGGCCGTGCGCACGACCTCGCCGACGCCGTCCGTGAGCACGCGTGGGACGAGCGGGACGGCACCTTCTACAGCGTCGACATCGGCCTGCGCCCTCTCGACGGGGACGACTGGCTGCACCGCGGTGCCCCGAGGCGGTGGTCCTCGGTGCCGCTGCGGGTGGACAGCTGGTCGAGCTTCCTCCCGCTGTGGGCGGGGATCGCCACGCAGGAGCAGGCCGAGCGCATGGTGGAGCGTCATCGGGATGCGCGCACCTTCTCCGCCGCGTACGGGGTCCGCACCCTCTCGCGCCTCGAGAAGGCGTACGACCTGCGCGCCACGCACAACCCGTCGAATTGGCTGGGACCGGTCTGGGGGATCAGCAACTACCTCGTGTTCCGCGGCCTGACCTCCTACGGCTTCGAGGACGACGCACGCGAGCTCGCCGACAAGACGATCCGCCTGTTCGGCCGCGACCTCGAGAAGACGGGCTCGCTGCACGAGTACTACCATCCCGACAACGGCGAGCCGATCGTCACCCACGGCTTCCAGAACTGGAACTTCCTGGTGCTGAACATGATCGCCCACGTGCAGGAGCGCCCCGTGGCGCAGGAGTTCTAG
- a CDS encoding Gfo/Idh/MocA family protein, whose translation MAPTAPTRHRYALIGSGHRAEMYVAAMAGDHADVAELAVIVEVNPTRAAYAVAAARRHGAATEPRIIHPDELEHVLAEERIDRAVICTPDSAHADLLDRCLRAGVDVVVEKPLTIDEEGARLVSAAARGTGRDPVVTFNYRYSPRNSALKRLIDSGEIGEVTSVSFEWMLDTSHGADYFRRWHRDKSSSGGLLVHKSSHHFDLVNWWISDIPARVFASGGLRFYGADNARRHGRVVSGERGSADASASDPFALDLRRDERLRALYLDAEHHDGYRRDRSAFDEGITIEDNLAVIVDYRGGPVLSYALNAHSPWEGYRVAVNGTRGRAELDVVERGAVLPGADGRIAVDPSLAGPVGAGYGPRPNTERLLLQRHWEPAQEVPIPGEGGDHGGGDRLLLRDVFRGPEDDPLGRAADYRDGLRSIAVGIAANRSLATGMPVLVSDLDIEVDRP comes from the coding sequence ATGGCCCCCACCGCACCGACGCGCCACCGCTACGCGCTGATCGGCTCCGGCCACCGCGCCGAGATGTACGTCGCGGCGATGGCCGGCGATCACGCCGACGTCGCAGAGCTCGCGGTGATCGTCGAGGTGAACCCCACGCGCGCCGCGTACGCCGTCGCCGCCGCCCGGCGCCACGGCGCCGCCACGGAACCCCGCATCATCCATCCGGACGAGCTCGAGCACGTGCTGGCCGAGGAGCGGATCGACCGCGCGGTCATCTGCACCCCCGATTCGGCCCACGCGGATCTCCTGGACCGGTGCCTCCGAGCAGGTGTCGACGTCGTGGTGGAGAAGCCGCTCACCATCGATGAGGAGGGCGCCCGACTCGTGTCCGCTGCGGCGAGGGGGACGGGACGCGATCCGGTCGTGACGTTCAACTACCGGTACTCCCCGCGCAACTCCGCGCTGAAGCGGCTCATCGACTCCGGCGAGATCGGCGAGGTCACCTCGGTGAGCTTCGAGTGGATGCTGGACACCTCCCACGGGGCGGACTACTTCCGTCGCTGGCACCGCGACAAGAGCAGCTCGGGCGGCCTGCTCGTGCACAAGTCGTCTCACCACTTCGACCTCGTCAACTGGTGGATCTCCGACATCCCCGCCCGCGTCTTCGCCTCCGGCGGTCTGCGCTTCTACGGCGCCGACAACGCCCGTCGTCACGGTCGCGTCGTCAGCGGCGAGCGCGGGAGCGCGGACGCCTCGGCGTCGGATCCGTTCGCGCTCGATCTCCGGCGGGACGAGCGCCTGCGCGCGCTCTACCTCGACGCCGAGCACCACGACGGCTACCGGCGCGACCGGTCGGCGTTCGACGAGGGCATCACGATCGAGGACAACCTCGCCGTCATCGTCGACTACCGCGGCGGACCGGTCCTCTCCTACGCGCTGAACGCGCACTCACCGTGGGAGGGCTATCGCGTCGCGGTCAACGGCACCCGCGGCCGCGCCGAGCTGGACGTCGTCGAACGCGGCGCCGTCCTGCCGGGCGCCGACGGCCGGATCGCGGTCGACCCGTCGCTGGCGGGCCCCGTCGGTGCGGGCTACGGACCGCGGCCGAACACCGAGCGCCTGCTGCTCCAGCGGCATTGGGAACCCGCGCAGGAGGTGCCGATCCCGGGCGAAGGAGGCGATCACGGCGGCGGCGACCGCCTGCTGCTGCGCGACGTGTTCCGCGGCCCGGAGGACGATCCCCTCGGCCGTGCGGCGGACTACCGCGACGGGCTGCGGTCGATCGCGGTGGGCATCGCCGCCAACCGCTCCCTGGCGACCGGGATGCCGGTGCTCGTCTCCGATCTCGACATCGAGGTGGACCGACCGTGA
- a CDS encoding sugar-binding transcriptional regulator yields MSVNRYARPLDGQVRLLTKVARMYHERGVRQAEIAAALNISQAKVSRLLKRAEAAGIVRTIVTVAPGVHAELEERLEEKYALAEAVVVDVDPDADAAELLASIGAGAAAYLEATLSGGDRIGVSSWSQTVLAMVDRMRPSTVRAATEVVQLLGGVGAPEAQSHSNRILGELARMLGAEPVYVQAPGVVADPVIRDSLLADPSMQEVARHWRDLTMAIMGIGSIEPSNVLATSGNAFPADERAVLLRDGAVGDICHRIFRADGSPVHGQIDDRIIAIPVEDLRRIPRRVGIAGGEGKRDAILGALRGGWVTTLVTDLRTAEHLAERD; encoded by the coding sequence GTGTCCGTGAACCGCTATGCCCGACCGCTCGACGGCCAGGTGCGCCTGCTGACGAAGGTCGCGCGCATGTACCACGAGCGGGGCGTGCGGCAGGCCGAGATCGCCGCCGCCCTCAACATCTCGCAGGCGAAGGTGTCGCGCCTCCTGAAGCGCGCGGAGGCGGCCGGCATCGTGCGCACCATCGTCACCGTCGCGCCAGGCGTGCATGCCGAGCTCGAGGAGCGCCTCGAGGAGAAGTACGCCCTCGCCGAGGCGGTCGTCGTCGACGTCGACCCTGACGCCGACGCGGCGGAGCTGCTCGCCTCGATCGGCGCCGGTGCCGCCGCGTATCTCGAGGCGACGCTGTCCGGCGGCGACCGCATCGGGGTGTCGTCGTGGAGCCAGACGGTGCTCGCGATGGTCGACCGGATGCGGCCCTCCACCGTCCGGGCCGCGACCGAGGTCGTGCAGCTGCTGGGCGGTGTCGGCGCGCCCGAGGCGCAGAGCCACTCGAACCGCATCCTCGGCGAGCTGGCCCGCATGCTCGGGGCGGAGCCCGTCTACGTGCAGGCGCCCGGCGTGGTGGCCGATCCCGTCATCCGCGACAGCCTGCTGGCCGACCCGTCGATGCAGGAGGTCGCCCGCCACTGGCGCGATCTCACCATGGCGATCATGGGCATCGGCAGCATCGAGCCCTCGAACGTGCTGGCCACGAGCGGCAACGCCTTCCCGGCGGACGAGCGCGCCGTGCTGCTGCGGGACGGCGCCGTCGGCGACATCTGCCACCGCATCTTCCGCGCCGACGGGTCGCCCGTGCACGGTCAGATCGACGACCGCATCATCGCGATCCCCGTCGAGGATCTGCGCCGCATCCCCCGCCGCGTCGGCATCGCCGGCGGCGAGGGCAAGCGCGACGCCATCCTCGGAGCCCTGCGCGGCGGCTGGGTGACGACGCTCGTCACCGACCTGCGCACCGCCGAGCACCTCGCCGAGCGCGACTGA
- a CDS encoding family 43 glycosylhydrolase, whose product MPSAPDAPHRFRNPLIHHDVPDPDVTALGAGGYALVASSFDRAPGLPLWWSEDLMTWHAAGHAGGCRPDAPADGGVWAPSIREHGGRLFIVWGDPDVGILVVDAPGLGGPWSAPRVLLAGRGLIDACPIWDDELGKAFVVHGYARSRAGFANRIDVFEADAALTAAHTPSRTVIDGDAIPGCAVLEGPKVYRRGEALWIFAPAGGVATGWQYAFRAPRWEGPWEHRVVLQQGGTDVNGPHQGAWVVGAEDEEWFAHFQATGALGRILHLQPLHWDVDGWPVIGDPDRPGEPVASWTTPRGGSTRPPAERRGDDFAGEHLDAGWHTRGATRAELVVSVGGGRVRLAGTRSGAVLRPLDGAHAHSQVLVRGAQDAAAALVVHDGIVRELVAHVADADRGVEIRTVEADGVRVRTVGAASAGVRLGIRVEGDRATFTVDGEDVGDTFTLTGRRWTGAEWGLAARGRGHAEFGPVEVSP is encoded by the coding sequence ATGCCCTCCGCCCCCGACGCGCCCCACCGGTTCCGCAATCCGCTCATCCATCACGACGTCCCCGATCCCGATGTCACCGCGCTCGGCGCGGGAGGATACGCGCTCGTGGCATCGAGCTTCGACCGCGCCCCGGGGCTCCCCCTCTGGTGGTCCGAAGACCTCATGACCTGGCACGCCGCGGGCCACGCCGGCGGCTGCAGACCGGACGCCCCGGCGGACGGCGGCGTCTGGGCGCCGAGCATCCGCGAGCATGGCGGGCGCCTGTTCATCGTGTGGGGGGATCCCGACGTCGGGATCCTCGTGGTGGATGCGCCGGGGCTGGGCGGACCGTGGAGCGCGCCCCGCGTCCTCCTCGCGGGGCGCGGGCTCATCGACGCCTGTCCCATCTGGGACGACGAGCTCGGGAAGGCCTTCGTCGTGCACGGGTATGCGCGCTCGCGGGCGGGTTTCGCCAACCGCATCGACGTCTTCGAGGCGGACGCGGCCCTGACCGCGGCGCACACCCCGTCGCGGACCGTCATCGACGGCGACGCGATCCCCGGGTGCGCGGTCCTCGAAGGCCCGAAGGTCTACCGCCGTGGCGAGGCGCTCTGGATCTTCGCCCCGGCGGGCGGTGTGGCCACGGGTTGGCAGTACGCCTTCCGCGCGCCGCGCTGGGAGGGACCCTGGGAGCACCGCGTGGTGCTGCAGCAGGGCGGCACGGACGTGAACGGACCGCACCAGGGCGCATGGGTCGTCGGCGCAGAGGACGAGGAGTGGTTCGCGCACTTCCAGGCCACCGGCGCCCTCGGGCGGATCCTGCATCTGCAGCCGCTGCACTGGGATGTCGACGGGTGGCCCGTCATCGGCGATCCGGACCGGCCGGGCGAGCCCGTCGCATCCTGGACGACGCCGCGCGGTGGCAGCACGCGCCCGCCGGCGGAGCGCCGGGGCGATGACTTCGCCGGCGAGCACCTCGACGCGGGATGGCACACGCGGGGCGCGACCCGCGCCGAGCTCGTGGTGTCCGTCGGCGGCGGGCGGGTGCGTCTCGCCGGCACGCGGTCCGGGGCCGTCCTGAGGCCCCTGGACGGCGCCCACGCCCACTCCCAGGTGCTGGTGCGCGGTGCGCAGGACGCCGCGGCGGCGCTGGTCGTGCACGACGGGATCGTGCGGGAGCTCGTGGCCCACGTGGCCGACGCGGATCGCGGAGTGGAGATCCGCACCGTCGAGGCCGACGGTGTGCGGGTCCGCACCGTGGGCGCGGCATCGGCGGGTGTGAGACTCGGCATCCGCGTCGAGGGCGATCGCGCCACCTTCACCGTCGACGGCGAGGATGTGGGCGACACGTTCACGCTCACCGGCCGCCGCTGGACGGGGGCGGAATGGGGCCTGGCCGCCCGCGGGCGCGGTCACGCCGAGTTCGGCCCGGTCGAGGTGTCCCCGTGA
- a CDS encoding NAD-dependent epimerase/dehydratase family protein, with amino-acid sequence MFIGVTGSQGKLGRATVARLRDEGHEVIGFDLGGPAGPGFTRIDLGDYGQVLDAFLGVTARHDGLDAVVHLAAIPVNGIVSDAATFHNNVTASFNVLFAAHRAGIRTVVTASSITATGFPFEVAPPRLPLDESHSAAFNTYALGKVVEEAMAAQLVGWDAAASITALRFTNVVDESEYATFERAGEPGYRRDLLGSWIDARDGAQAVALALAHARPGFEIYHVAHPQSGNTDPSRVLAERWFPGVPVADDLGEHEALFSTRKLQEDLGFAPEHDWR; translated from the coding sequence ATGTTCATCGGCGTGACAGGAAGCCAGGGAAAGCTCGGACGGGCGACCGTCGCGCGGCTGCGCGACGAGGGCCACGAGGTGATCGGGTTCGATCTCGGCGGTCCCGCCGGCCCCGGCTTCACCCGCATCGACCTCGGCGACTACGGACAGGTGCTCGACGCCTTCCTCGGCGTCACCGCGCGCCATGACGGCCTGGACGCCGTCGTGCATCTCGCCGCCATCCCGGTCAACGGGATCGTGTCGGATGCCGCGACCTTCCACAACAACGTGACGGCCTCGTTCAACGTGCTCTTCGCCGCCCATCGCGCCGGCATCCGCACGGTGGTGACTGCATCGAGCATCACGGCCACGGGCTTCCCGTTCGAGGTCGCCCCGCCGCGACTCCCGCTGGACGAGTCGCACAGCGCCGCCTTCAACACGTACGCGCTCGGGAAGGTGGTCGAGGAGGCGATGGCCGCCCAGCTCGTGGGCTGGGACGCCGCGGCATCCATCACCGCCCTGCGCTTCACGAACGTCGTCGACGAGAGCGAGTACGCGACCTTCGAGCGGGCCGGCGAGCCCGGCTACCGGCGGGACCTCCTCGGCTCGTGGATCGACGCGCGCGACGGCGCCCAGGCGGTGGCGCTGGCTCTCGCGCACGCCCGCCCGGGCTTCGAGATCTACCACGTCGCCCATCCGCAGTCGGGCAACACCGACCCGTCACGCGTGCTGGCGGAGCGGTGGTTCCCCGGGGTTCCGGTCGCCGACGACCTGGGCGAGCACGAGGCTCTGTTCTCCACCCGCAAGCTGCAGGAGGACCTCGGCTTCGCGCCGGAGCACGACTGGCGCTAG
- a CDS encoding M24 family metallopeptidase — MNPVEQRDERVTMTAHDRAVKRARVLDVLAAAGAEAVWLTSPAALSWYLDGSRVHTSLLGPPVAAVRVDAAGDLVRVHSNEADRLIAEELPPGIPVESVAWHAPLVDDGHGPAWDEAALAAPLRAARAALLPGELGRYAALCRDTASALTTELARTTPDETERDLAGRLSAALVSLGADPAVVMVAGASRLHHRHPLPTTAPVGSRVMAVVCARRDGMISNATRWVRFRPPSGADAARDAALRAVEADVFRATRPGVALSEVLSEIVAAYPRHGFAPDEWTRHHQGGAAGYAGRDPRASPDATDVVQDGQAFAWNPTAPSGKTEDTVLVGGDRVTVLTRDGVWPETSVDGRPRPLELQL; from the coding sequence GTGAACCCGGTCGAGCAGCGCGATGAGCGCGTGACGATGACGGCGCACGACCGCGCGGTCAAACGCGCTCGCGTGCTGGACGTCCTCGCCGCCGCCGGCGCTGAGGCCGTCTGGCTGACATCGCCCGCCGCGCTGTCGTGGTACCTCGACGGGTCGCGGGTGCACACGAGTCTCCTCGGCCCTCCCGTCGCGGCGGTCCGCGTGGACGCCGCGGGCGACCTCGTGCGGGTGCACTCCAACGAGGCCGACCGGCTGATCGCCGAGGAGCTGCCGCCCGGCATCCCGGTCGAATCCGTCGCGTGGCACGCACCGCTCGTCGACGACGGACACGGCCCCGCATGGGACGAGGCGGCTCTGGCCGCTCCGCTGCGGGCCGCCCGAGCCGCCCTCCTGCCCGGTGAGCTCGGCCGCTATGCGGCGCTCTGCCGCGACACCGCCTCCGCGCTGACGACCGAGCTCGCGCGCACGACCCCCGACGAGACGGAGCGCGACCTGGCCGGACGTCTGAGCGCCGCCCTCGTGTCCCTCGGCGCGGACCCGGCCGTGGTGATGGTCGCCGGCGCGTCCCGCCTCCACCACCGGCACCCGCTGCCGACGACGGCCCCGGTCGGCTCGCGCGTCATGGCGGTGGTCTGCGCCCGTCGCGACGGCATGATCTCCAACGCGACCCGCTGGGTGCGCTTCCGCCCCCCGAGCGGCGCCGATGCAGCCCGGGACGCCGCGCTGCGCGCCGTCGAGGCCGATGTGTTCCGCGCCACCCGGCCGGGCGTCGCCTTGAGCGAGGTGCTCAGCGAGATCGTCGCGGCCTACCCCCGCCACGGCTTCGCGCCGGACGAGTGGACGCGTCACCACCAGGGCGGCGCGGCCGGATACGCGGGCAGAGACCCGCGCGCGTCGCCGGACGCCACCGACGTGGTGCAGGACGGGCAGGCCTTCGCCTGGAATCCCACGGCGCCGTCCGGCAAGACCGAGGACACCGTCCTGGTCGGCGGAGACCGCGTGACCGTCCTGACCAGAGACGGCGTCTGGCCGGAGACCAGCGTCGACGGCCGCCCCCGACCGCTCGAGTTGCAGCTGTGA